From the genome of Coffea eugenioides isolate CCC68of unplaced genomic scaffold, Ceug_1.0 ScVebR1_898;HRSCAF=1653, whole genome shotgun sequence:
ctttctttaatgtctttggctagacattatcatgttttgctcatggaggataaaatcttgtggctcgtcttactgcttcatcctctatatagtcctgataaccctcgtaaatagaataatccttgagcatacgagttacgggcttccatggactagtgaaTAGCGCTAAACAAGTCAACAATGATCTGCATTctccactcactcctccatcacacgCATTcttcggttcaagatatttttccattgccactcttaacttattcctgtcatgaaatttcaaattttctggtataataaaatcaatttcagtaacaggaattgaagaataggagtcaggaaaatattgattaaggagtggagaagatgtcaccgcatttggagattgttcactggattcattcacttgaacgagttgatcttggagtctcatttcttgcacttcagcttccttttcaactgcatctttaaatccgttttcttgaaactcttgcagttccatgtcatttggccggacaattgcactctcatcttcctcaagattgatattggtttgtgcgggcaattcttccatttgaggagccaatcgatttattctggatgtcaatagacatagttgaCCTGCCAGGTCGCgaaggctcgcttgtgtctcctgatgaaatcgatttaggctcgcttgtgtctcctgatgaaatcgatttaggctcgcttgtgtctcctgatgaaatcgatttgtattagcaattagtaattccatcatttcttcaagagacatacctgacacggaggatgattgctgagactcttgctgttgaaaatccattggccccgtcgcataattaaaattggaattatcccaccatccttgatcatacccgtttgaataagggtcatactgcgtttgatattggggtggaaaatttccaaaagtatcaattggagcacttagattatcttgaaatgcggggcatgtgtcagttgaataacctgaatcaaaataagttccacaatttgcaacagcccattgatcattaggaaaaacatgagtctcataaccccattcaggaacaaagtccagtctatcatcaaaatatggaatgttagcagccataaaaaataataaattaaaaaaaaataagaggaaaataaattaaaaaaattgaaaacaagataaactcaaaaagaaacaaattaatcaggcaccagtccccggcaacggcgccaaaaattgacaggttgtcagcctgtgcaataataaaacctgctcaaactaaaagtaatttctgtagatagcggtaagcagggtcgaatccacagggactgggagtaattgtttcttttcaaattcacagtgacaaaggggggtgtttttgtgtaGAAGGTGACACTCAAAGAaatccaaataaaatctaagaaactactaaaaattaaataacaaattactaaaatcaaacgagtgataattaaggatctagccaagaaataacttcagcaatggttcacctaattgatcatcgacaagcaaaggcaattccaattatttatcaataaataggttataactgccaaacaagcgatgacagtcaacccctccttactgtgtcgatgattaaggtacgcccgttaatcactgctctaattgagaaataatcctaggtacgcccatagaatttaatttcccaattgccttacgtattagaggagccctattctaatcaaataacgcactaccagggttattttagattagcccgcgtatccccctgacacgaaGCTAATCGTGCCAGTCGTCACTAATTCAGggcaatcaaacaattacggatttaaatGCCCTAGTTGACAATAGGCTATCAgatcaattaattatccggatccacgacaatcaattaattgaataacCATAAGCGTAGCAATCAAGGAATAcacgaataccaataaataaaagggagagattaaattaaatcgatctcacaatttttaggcgaatcAAAGCATCCGTCGTTTCTTGACTAGAATGAGGGGATTAGCTCATATTGGATGAACTAAGCCCGCAGGAAAGTGAAGAAACGATCCCAACCATTATTCTTGTTCACGAGACTTCACCTTGACCGACTGAATAAAGAAAAGCTTGGAAAACAATGATTGATCCAATTCTTCAAAGAGTCCCTGTCATGCGTGGACTGAAGCTTCCTAAGAGACAAAAGAAAGGTCAAAGCTCTCTAAGAAAGCTCCTCACCTACGTGAACTGGAGCTAAAGCTAAACACTAGTCTAACTACTACACTACAGGacgaaaagagaaaaaggtaaTGCCCTCTCTCTGCAATTACAATTTGCCTGTTCTAATCCTTCGCTCTCCTGTGCGGCGGCTCCCCTTccggagaggaagaagaagacccCGACCCCTGCGGCGCTCCAGCCCTTTTTCTAGTTGTTGTCTTCGGTCgaaattaccaaaaaggtctTGCATCTCCTTGTTCCAAAAATACCCTGGATGCCTGTTACTTGAATTCTTTCCTGATAACTGTCAAATCGGCActtattatggtattttcgttctactccctgaaatacatgcaaaatactaaaagtgagtagaatctaacaattaatccagattgggtcaggtaataggagaaattaataataaaataaatgataaaattacaaCCTATCACTGTGTATTCTCTCAAAAGCACTCCTTAGTTCAAAAAGGATTTGTCTTACTTTGTGCAAGAGTTTAAAACAAACAAACTTCGTCTTATCCTAAAGGATATTTCTCCAAGGTTATTGCACGGTTTACCGGACAAATAAAGCCTAAAGGAAAGTGATATCTATCACGATTTGAAGTCAATTCTTGTCACAATATTTGCCAGTTCATTGCAATATTCCCAACAGCTTCTTCATTGATAATTTTCAAATCCAAATTGATTTTCTGAAATTTGTTGGCCATTTTGCAACGAAATGCAATAGGATTAGAGAGTGAGAAGAAGAAGCATACCTTCCTCTTCATTTGGCTTTGGATCTCAACTTTGCGTCGAATCATTTCATAATTGAAGTCATCCAGCAAATTTTCAGCATCAAAAGCCACACGTTCAAGCTCTTCTAGCCAAAGCTTCACAGACTCTTCAGTCATCTATATATTTTTTCTCCGCATCACAAAGAAAAGCCTGGATTCGAGTCAACGTTTTCTTCAATCTCTCCAAATCTTTCTTGAAGCCAACAAAGAGGCCAATTTGTTCTGAAGCCAAGTTTATTGCCTTCTCCACTAGGACTTGAACCGCGGAACCAAGCAATGCATCCGCCATTAGGTCTATATTTGAGAGTAAGAGAGACTTTGATATTTTTGAGATTGTGGGATTAAGCAATTTGCAAGGTGAGAAAGAGTTGTACATGCAAGTAATTGAAATGACAAGTCTACAAGTTGGTGGTGGTTCTAATTTTTCTCTTGGTAATTAAATAGAAGTTGAAGCTTTTCaatattcttttcttttggggGAAGAAATGCTGCAAGAAGGGACAATAAAAGCAgtatgaaaaggaagaaaaggttCCAAATAAGCTTCATGTGGTAGACAGCAAAGGCACGCAATACTTTGCTTTACTTCCTTAGTGTTTATTTTTAGCTTTTTCCTTACTAGCTTGTTAGAAATTGCATTGGTATCTATTCCTGTAATTGCTTGAAATTAACCACTCTTGTTGATGAAGTAATACTGCAATCTACACTGATGGCATCCAAATTTACTTTATTTCAGAGGTTTCCGGTTACTTGGATTCTTATGCTTCCTTGTGGCGGAAAATGAGCTAAAGTTCTTGTTCCAATTTGAAGTGTCGCCCTCCTATTCAGTACCAAaagcaataaaaatatcttaatcCTTTAGATGAAAGGCATGCAAGGGTATATATGGTATCTACAGCGTATTAGTACAATAGATTACTTTGCCTTGATTCAATTACGCAAGGAAAATCGTATAGCCACTTTAAGAAGGTAACTCTAAGTTGGTGTGATATACCACAATATTCTTATGTGTGAGATGTCTTACTTACAAATCATGCCATTTTGAACTCCATGTAACCAACAAAGAAGAGTAAAATAAAAAGGGTGGATATTGTTATCAAAACAGTGAGAAAACACTACATAACAATTAAATCTATGCTCATTCCAATTCGAGGCTTTGTGGAATAAATGGAGCAGAATACTTGTTTATTCAAATTTATATCAACCTCCCTggcccaaaataataataataataataataataacaaatttttaaattaaaattttttaaaaaataaaggtTGGGGTATATTAAGAATTCAGAATGCATTGAAAAATTATTGTTACCTGGAGCTGCATAGCCTAGTGATCCCTTGATGCCAATGGAACTAGTTGGCTGTTGAGAAGGATTGCTTGTGTTTTCATACAGAAGTCTTGCCAATCCAAAATCTCCCACATGAGCAGTTAAATCATCATCAAGAAGGACATTACATGGCTTCAGGTCACAGTGAACAACTGGAGTTTCACATTGGTTGTGAAGATAATCCAGAGCAAAAGCTACATCAATTGCAATATTTAACCTCTGAAGCAAACTCAAAGCCCTGTTGGAATTATTCATCTCATCTGAGCTCTTATGTAGCCACACATCCAAGTCCCCTTTTGACATGAACTCGTAGACTAGAGCTTTGAATTCCCTTCTATTAAAATCATAACCGGAGCAGCAAGTTAAGACTTTAACCAGATTTCGGTGTCTAATGTTTCTTAATGCTATGCACTCAGCCAAAAAGCTCTTGCAAGCTCCATTCTTCTGCAGGTCAAGGACTTTAACTGCAACTGACCTTTCTCCCTGTAATGGTAGTTTTCCTTTATATACAGATCCAAAGCTTCCGGAACCTATCAAGTTTGCAGTTGAAAATCCTTTTGTTGCTTGATGAAGCTCATGATAAGAGATCCCTGAAAAGTTATCTGTTTCAATGAAGGatgttcttctttttcttctgacATATATTAGGCAAAAAGTGGCTGATGCTACAACAATCAAGCTGAAGACAACAATCAAGACAATAAATCCTGGTGCAAGAGGCTTTCTCCTCTTCTTTATTTCTTCAGGGCATAATGGCAGCTTCAGTTCAGGTATGCCACCACAAAGTTTACTGTTTCCTATCAATGATAATGAGCTTGCATTGGAAAAAAATCCTACCGTCGGTACCTCACCTTCAAGGGCATTAAAAGACAAGTTCATCAGTTGGACAAAGGGAAGCATATCTAGATCTTTAGGTATTTGCCCCGTTAAGTTGTTTTGTGCAAGATCCAAAACTCGAATGCCTTTTACAGAAGCCAGACTTTGTGGGATTTCTCCTTGGAAAGAATTACCTTGCATGTAAATGTACTCTAGGCTTGTACAGTCGGCTATTGTTTCTGGGATTTCTCCAGAAAATTGGTTATAGGAAATGTCCAAAAAATAGATATTCGTTAATTTCCCAATTTCAGAAGGAAGAGATCCCGAAAAAAGGTTGTGTGTCAAGTTGAGTAATGTTAATGAGGACAAGAAACTGAATGTCTCTAAAGGTATGCTGCCATTCAGGTTATTCTTTGAAAGGATCATTTCTCGTAAGGATTGAGAATTACCTATAAGTGATGGCAGATTGCCTTCCAATCTGTTTTCAGATAAATACAGACCATACAGAGAGGTCATGTTGAAAAGGGAAGGCGGTATCTGGCTCGAGAGCTGATTGTTATTTAGGAACAACTTCTGCAACATCCGAAACTTACCAAAAAAACTTGGTACAGAACCTGAAAAGAGGTTGTGATCCATGCCTAACAAGTATAAGTTAGCCAGATTTCCAAGCCCTGTTGGAATTTCCCCTGAAATTTGATTCAATGCAAGATCTATTTGCTGGAGAGTATTAGAGAGATTTCCAATGGAATCAGGCAAAGTGCCTCCAAAATTATTTTGACTAAATAAAAGAGATTGTAGGTTACTGCAGTTGGATAAAGATGCAATGAAATCCATGTCCCCAGTAGAATTGCTGCCTAGAAAATTACCAGCAAAATTTAGCCAATAAAGATTTGGTAGCTTTCCAAGGTTAGTTGGTACTTGTCCTCTGAATTTGTTGCTAACAAGGTCAAGTTTGGCAAGCAGAGAAGCATTGGCAAGGGAAACTGGAATAGTCCCCTTGAATTGGTTTCCACCAATCAAGAACTCCTGAATGTTTGGTAGTGTAAGCCCCATGTTGTCCGGAATCTGCCCCTCAAGTGAATTTGATGAAAGTGAAATGCCAGCAACAGAAGAGACATTGTAAAGAGAGGCAGGGATGGTACCTGAAAGGAAATTTACATCGATGCCTATCGAATATAAGCTTGTTAATTGCCCCAACTCCTCTGGTAAATGTCCCTCCAAATTGTTGTATGACAAATAGATTTGAGTCAGGGACGTAAGGTTcccaattgattttggaatttcTCCAGTCAAATTGTTTCTACCAAGGAAAAGGCTCTTAAGCTTCTTCAGGGAGCCAAGTTCAAATGGAATATTGCCCACTAGTCTGTTCCTTAAAATATCTATCGTCTTCAGCCGTGAGCAGTTGCTGAGAGTGACCGGTATTTCTCCTCCGAGTGAATTATTTGTGAGATTGAGATATGTTAGCTGAAACAGGCGACCAACTTCTTTGGGAATTTCACCAAAATATCTGTTGTTTCTGAGGTTAATGAAGTTCATGAAGGTGAGATTCCCTACATGGAGATATTGACCCGACCAAGCTCTGTCCAAATAGATTCAAGCCAATAACTCTCTGATTTTGGCCACAGGTCACTCCAAACCATTGGCAGTGATGTTTAGAAGCATTCCATGACTTCAGGATTCCATTTGGATCATCAGAAATCTGATTCTTGAAATCCAGGAGCGCAAGCAAATCAGTTTCATTGCCAGACAAACTTGCAGCTGGAATTATCAGATTAAAAACCTGTATCAGAAGCAAGAAGGAAACCATTGATGACAAAAACTTCATTTAACCAAATATTCTGATCACTCGTATTTTACTCTTAGATTGACAATAATCCCATTCAACCAAATATCTGTTGGCAGTAAATCCCTGTTCTATAGACTCTGAATAGTCCAAAACTATTTAAACTATGAAAGAAGCAGCCGACCCAACTGAAAAGAACTAGGACGTTGGTTCCAGTTGGAGTCTTGCTATCTAAATGCTCATGATAATTTATGGATTGCAGGTCTCACAAGTTCCATTTGAGACCAATTGAGGACAAGTTCCACCACAATACTACTAGTTTATATCCTGTCCAAATTTATTTACACGGTATCTTTGCCTATTTACACCTTAGGGGTAAACTGATTTGAATTGCAACTTGTGAGGCCTAATCCATAATTTACACACCAATAACTGTGAGGTGCATATCATGCTGTTGTCATTGTTATGCATTAGGTGAGCAACATGATATGAAAGATAAATTAGTTTAAGAAAAATGATTAATTACAACGCTACGACTATATGATTAGAGTTAAATTGGATGGTAAGATGAGAGTGCCTATAAGTAGGaggttttaaattcaaaatttctcatttaaaaaatattaaagtaaAATAGTCTCTgtccttgttttcttttttttgcctCTCTGCACCCTCTATTTGATGAATCTCACTATTCTTCTCGCAATCTTTACTCATGTAGTAGTTTAATATCCCCATTTTGCAAATGAGTTTTTTGGATATTTGTCTAACAGTTTACTGTAACTTATGGTAGAAGTTGTAAGAAAAATTGTATAGATGgaaacttttttttccttttttttctctcttttttttcctattctttttctttctgtctttttcttttctttcctctcttcttcttctcccttccccttccccctcgCCCTCCCTCGCCACCTCTCCCTACCAGCCGAAACAAGCAACAAcagaaacaattttttttttgtttttttctctctcccctcttctccctctccctctgcTTCTCTCCTCCCCTCTCCTTCTCTTCTCCCCTTCCCCCTTCCTAGAGCTGTTAAACAAAGCAAGCAATTCGAAAAACTCGATTGAATTCAATTCGATAAGACTCGAACTCGACTTGTCAATTTTAGTCAACGAGTTGAATTCGAACTAGAAATTTACTCAATTAATTAACGAGCCGAGTAAGATCGAATAGTTTGTTATTTCAGTAGCTCACTTGAGCTCGATAAGGAAGCGCATATATGCCATTTCATAcgtcaaaagaataaaattaaaaattacatattttTATTGTGATCAATTCGCACGACCTCGAGTTCGACTCGTTTGTGATATACGAGTAGAGCTCGAGCTTGAGTCACATGTCTCATTTGGCGAGTTGAGTTCGAACACACTTCAAGGCTGGTCCGATTAGTCGAGCAAGTTCGAGCCTGACTCGAGCTAAACATGAGTTGAGCTCGGCAGTTAAATACTCgattcgactcgactcgattaacagTACTACCTTCCCCTCTCCCTCCTCCTTCGCCGTCAACACCACCACCTCTAGAGTTTGAGCAAATTCCGGAGCAGAAGCTCCAGCGAAGTAAAAACGGAATGGCCAAGGAAATAACAATAGACGTTCCACCACCAATGCCGCCGCCACCACTTCCTTCTTCTCGGGTCTTTCAAAATCTTTTCAAGAAAAGTAGCAAAAACAAACTTGTATATTCCCTTTCCAGCATTGCACCACCACATTTgcctccaccaccacctcctccaAATTCAATATTCAATAACTTGTTTAAAGGCGGGAGgaggagaggaagaagagaaagaaaacaaaaaggtgGTAGGCTCCGGTCTTGATTGGCGACCGAGGTGGTGGTGGGTTGAGGTGGAAGAAAAAAGtaggaagagaaaaaaaaattttgtatgtTTTAGGTATTTTGAAATATGtagtttaaaaaatttgtaaagttttttaaaattattgtaACCGATGACAAATTTGACAAAAACTCACTTAGCCAAACAGGGTACTAGTCAAGGATAAACAAGGTACAGataaaaaagttgaaaattggGAAGTTGGAATTCAATTTTGTATGATGTTCTTGGACTTATAACACCCGCTAAATTAGACTAGTTAtagttctaattttttttgctCTCTTAATCATTCTTTGCCGCTGTATTATTGCGTGGATCATAAATTATGTTTCCGCGTAAATGCAACTGCTTTTCAAAGCTTTCAAGCCTTCGACGTTGACACGGCCGGCTGAAAAGACGTGCAATGCTACAAGTTTTACTTCATGTAGCTTTCATCTTGATATGACAAAAATAAATCTGAAGTCGTCTGTAGACTTTTGGCCTAGTAATCAACCCAACTCAAATAATAGCTCTGTTTGGATTGGTCATTTTATGGAAAACAAGTTTTTTATATACAATattacagtaatacacaaacaaaaacaacttCGAAAACaccaaaaacaacttcaaaaataccaaaaacacaaaaaaaaaaagcaacctcaaaaatacaaaatacaacttcaaaaactccaaaaacattacaaaaaaaaacaacctcaaaaaccaccaaaaaacacaaaaaataacctaaaaaataatctcatgtacagtaaaagtttttcacctaCATTGCTAcattaaaatatttcaaaaataccccaaaAAAGATATGAGTCgattgataaaaaaataaaaaaaagtacaatTAGTTTTAACTTATATAAGATAGGTGATTAATAGATTGGTTGTGTTGGTAGAAAGGAGAGTTGATTGGCATCCCCAATTGGGACAGGGAAAGCCTTCAAGCTTTACCTCCTACCATCACATTCGATTAAGGCTACACACTTTGG
Proteins encoded in this window:
- the LOC113759071 gene encoding putative receptor-like protein kinase At3g47110, which translates into the protein FERPEKKEVVAAALVVERLLLFPWPFRFYFAGASAPEFAQTLEVVVLTAKEEGEGKVFNLIIPAASLSGNETDLLALLDFKNQISDDPNGILKNNRYFGEIPKEVGRLFQLTYLNLTNNSLGGEIPVTLSNCSRLKTIDILRNRLVGNIPFELGSLKKLKSLFLGRNNLTGEIPKSIGNLTSLTQIYLSYNNLEGHLPEELGQLTSLYSIGIDVNFLSGTIPASLYNVSSVAGISLSSNSLEGQIPDNMGLTLPNIQEFLIGGNQFKGTIPVSLANASLLAKLDLVSNKFRGQVPTNLGKLPNLYWLNFAGNFLGSNSTGDMDFIASLSNCSNLQSLLFSQNNFGGTLPDSIGNLSNTLQQIDLALNQISGEIPTGLGNLANLYLLGMDHNLFSGSVPSFFGKFRMLQKLFLNNNQLSSQIPPSLFNMTSLYGLYLSENRLEGNLPSLIGNSQSLREMILSKNNLNGSIPLETFSFLSSLTLLNLTHNLFSGSLPSEIGKLTNIYFLDISYNQFSGEIPETIADCTSLEYIYMQGNSFQGEIPQSLASVKGIRVLDLAQNNLTGQIPKDLDMLPFVQLMNLSFNALEGEVPTVGFFSNASSLSLIGNSKLCGGIPELKLPLCPEEIKKRRKPLAPGFIVLIVVFSLIVVASATFCLIYVRRKRRTSFIETDNFSGISYHELHQATKGFSTANLIGSGSFGSVYKGKLPLQGERSVAVKVLDLQKNGACKSFLAECIALRNIRHRNLVKVLTCCSGYDFNRREFKALVYEFMSKGDLDVWLHKSSDEMNNSNRALSLLQRLNIAIDVAFALDYLHNQCETPVVHCDLKPCNVLLDDDLTAHVGDFGLARLLYENTSNPSQQPTSSIGIKGSLGYAAPAFLPPKEKNIEKLQLLFNYQEKN